The proteins below are encoded in one region of Pseudomonas putida S13.1.2:
- a CDS encoding GlcG/HbpS family heme-binding protein, with protein sequence MNVLNLKVAVSLVNAALAAGRKINAAPLTVAVLDAGGHLLALQREDGASLIRPEVATGKAWGAIALGKGSRLLALDAQQRPAFFAALNGMGERPVVPAPGGVLIRDQDGKVLGAVGISGDTSDIDEQCAISAIEEVGLKADAGVAA encoded by the coding sequence ATGAACGTCTTGAACCTGAAAGTCGCTGTCAGCCTGGTAAATGCCGCACTGGCAGCGGGCCGCAAGATCAATGCCGCGCCACTGACCGTGGCGGTGCTGGATGCCGGTGGCCACCTGCTGGCGCTGCAGCGTGAGGACGGCGCAAGCCTGATCCGGCCTGAGGTGGCCACTGGCAAAGCCTGGGGTGCAATTGCCCTGGGCAAGGGGTCGCGCCTGCTGGCGCTGGATGCACAGCAGCGGCCGGCGTTTTTTGCCGCGTTGAACGGGATGGGGGAGCGGCCGGTGGTGCCGGCACCGGGTGGTGTGCTGATTCGTGATCAGGACGGCAAGGTGTTGGGTGCGGTAGGGATCAGCGGCGATACGTCGGATATCGACGAGCAGTGTGCGATCAGTGCGATCGAGGAGGTGGGGTTGAAGGCGGATGCGGGTGTAGCAGCTTAA
- a CDS encoding 2-hydroxy-3-oxopropionate reductase has protein sequence MAKIGFIGTGIMGKPMAQNLQKAGHSLFVSTHHDAAPADLIAAGAVALANPKEVAQEAEFIIVMVPDTPQVEAVLFGENGVAEGVGPNKVVIDMSSISPTATKAFAEKIKATGAAYLDAPVSGGEVGAKAATLSIMVGGCPKAFERTLPLFEAMGKNITRVGGNGDGQTAKVANQIIVALNIQAVSEALLFAAKNGADPAKVREALMGGFASSKILEVHAERMIKGTFDPGFRINLHQKDLNLALQGAKELGINLPNTSNAQQVFNTCQALGGGNWDHSALIKGLEHMANFSIRGDK, from the coding sequence ATGGCTAAAATCGGTTTCATCGGCACCGGCATCATGGGCAAGCCCATGGCCCAAAACCTGCAAAAAGCAGGTCACAGCCTGTTCGTTTCCACCCACCACGACGCCGCGCCAGCCGACCTGATCGCCGCCGGTGCAGTGGCCCTGGCCAACCCGAAAGAGGTTGCCCAGGAAGCCGAATTCATCATCGTCATGGTGCCGGACACCCCGCAGGTAGAAGCCGTACTGTTCGGTGAAAACGGCGTGGCCGAAGGCGTAGGCCCGAACAAGGTCGTGATCGACATGAGTTCGATTTCGCCTACCGCCACTAAAGCCTTCGCCGAAAAAATCAAGGCAACCGGCGCAGCCTACCTGGACGCCCCGGTGTCCGGTGGTGAGGTCGGTGCCAAGGCCGCGACCCTCAGCATCATGGTCGGTGGCTGCCCGAAAGCCTTCGAGCGCACCCTGCCGCTGTTCGAAGCCATGGGCAAGAACATCACCCGCGTGGGTGGCAACGGTGACGGCCAGACCGCCAAGGTCGCCAACCAGATCATCGTCGCCCTGAACATCCAGGCCGTCAGCGAAGCGCTGCTGTTCGCCGCCAAGAACGGCGCCGACCCGGCCAAGGTGCGTGAAGCACTGATGGGCGGCTTTGCTTCGTCGAAAATCCTCGAAGTGCACGCCGAGCGCATGATCAAGGGCACCTTCGACCCAGGTTTCCGCATCAACCTGCACCAGAAAGACCTGAACCTGGCCCTGCAAGGCGCCAAGGAACTGGGCATCAACCTGCCCAACACTTCCAATGCCCAGCAAGTGTTCAACACCTGCCAGGCCCTGGGTGGCGGCAACTGGGACCACTCGGCGCTGATCAAAGGCCTGGAGCACATGGCCAACTTCTCGATCCGCGGCGACAAGTAA
- a CDS encoding glycerate kinase type-2 family protein, translating to MSVDPQKILRELFDTAIAAAHPRQVLEPYLPADRSGRVIVIGAGKAAAAMAEVVEKSWQGEVSGLVVTRYGHGANCQKIEVVEAAHPVPDAAGLAVAKRVLELVSNLNEDDRVIFLLSGGGSALLALPAEGLTLADKQQINKALLKSGATIGEMNCVRKHLSAIKGGRLAKACWPATVYTYAISDVPGDLATVIASGPTVADPSTSADALAILKRYNIEAPKAVIDWLNNPASETVKADDPALARSHFQLIAKPQQSLEAAAVKARQAGFSPLILGDLEGESREVAKVHAGITRQIVQHGQPLKAPCVILSGGETTVTVRGNGRGGRNAEFLLSLTESLKGLPGVYALAGDTDGIDGSEENAGAFMTPGSYARAEALGLSASDELDNNNGYGYFAALDALIVTEPTRTNVNDFRAILILETAQP from the coding sequence ATGTCGGTCGATCCGCAAAAAATTCTCCGCGAGCTGTTCGACACAGCCATCGCTGCCGCCCACCCCCGCCAAGTCCTCGAACCCTACCTGCCCGCCGACCGTAGCGGCCGGGTCATCGTCATCGGCGCCGGCAAGGCCGCAGCCGCCATGGCCGAAGTGGTCGAAAAAAGCTGGCAGGGCGAAGTTTCCGGCCTGGTCGTGACCCGTTACGGCCACGGCGCCAACTGCCAGAAGATCGAAGTGGTCGAAGCCGCCCACCCGGTACCGGATGCCGCCGGCCTGGCCGTGGCCAAGCGCGTACTGGAACTGGTGAGCAACCTCAATGAAGACGACCGCGTCATCTTCCTGCTGTCTGGCGGTGGCTCCGCCCTGCTGGCGTTGCCGGCCGAAGGCCTGACCCTGGCCGACAAGCAGCAGATCAACAAGGCATTGCTCAAATCCGGCGCCACCATCGGCGAGATGAACTGCGTGCGCAAGCACCTCTCGGCGATCAAGGGCGGCCGCCTGGCCAAGGCCTGCTGGCCAGCCACGGTCTACACCTATGCCATTTCCGATGTGCCGGGCGACCTCGCCACCGTGATCGCTTCCGGCCCCACCGTGGCCGACCCGAGCACGTCGGCTGACGCCCTGGCCATTCTGAAACGCTACAACATCGAAGCCCCCAAAGCAGTCATCGACTGGCTGAACAACCCAGCTTCGGAAACCGTCAAGGCCGATGACCCGGCCCTGGCCCGCAGCCATTTCCAGCTGATTGCCAAGCCCCAGCAGTCGCTCGAAGCCGCTGCGGTCAAAGCCCGACAGGCGGGTTTCAGCCCGCTGATTCTCGGCGACCTGGAAGGCGAGTCGCGCGAAGTGGCCAAGGTGCACGCCGGTATCACCCGGCAGATTGTCCAGCATGGCCAGCCACTGAAGGCACCCTGCGTGATCCTGTCCGGCGGCGAAACCACCGTGACCGTACGCGGCAATGGCCGTGGCGGGCGCAATGCCGAGTTCCTGCTCAGCCTCACTGAAAGCCTGAAAGGCCTGCCGGGCGTATACGCGCTGGCCGGCGACACCGACGGCATCGACGGTTCGGAAGAAAACGCCGGTGCCTTCATGACCCCGGGCAGTTACGCCCGCGCCGAGGCCCTGGGCCTGTCGGCCAGCGACGAGCTGGACAACAACAACGGCTATGGCTATTTCGCCGCGCTGGATGCGCTGATCGTCACCGAGCCGACCCGCACCAACGTCAACGACTTCCGCGCCATCCTGATCCTCGAGACTGCCCAACCATGA
- the hyi gene encoding hydroxypyruvate isomerase translates to MPRFAANLSMLFTEQDFLARFKAAADAGFSGVEYLFPYDFSAADIKQQLEANGLTQVLFNLPAGDWAKGERGITCHPDRIEEFRAGVDKAIEYAKVLGNTQVNALAGIRPQGPDCATVRKTFVENLRYAADKLKAAGIRLVMEMINTRDIPGFYLNTTQQALEIQAEVGSDNLFLQYDIYHMQIMEGDLARTMETNLQLINHIQLADNPGRHEPGTGEINYRFLFEHLDRIGYQGWVGAEYKPKTTTEAGLGWLKTHNAI, encoded by the coding sequence ATGCCTCGCTTCGCTGCCAACCTGTCCATGCTGTTCACCGAACAGGACTTCCTGGCCCGCTTCAAGGCTGCCGCCGACGCTGGTTTCAGCGGCGTCGAATACCTGTTCCCGTACGACTTCAGCGCTGCCGACATCAAGCAGCAGCTGGAAGCCAACGGCCTGACCCAGGTGCTGTTCAACCTGCCTGCCGGCGACTGGGCCAAAGGTGAGCGCGGTATCACCTGCCACCCAGACCGCATCGAAGAATTCCGTGCCGGTGTCGACAAGGCCATCGAATACGCCAAGGTGCTGGGCAACACCCAGGTCAACGCCCTGGCCGGCATTCGCCCACAAGGCCCGGACTGCGCCACCGTGCGCAAGACCTTCGTCGAAAACCTGCGCTACGCCGCTGACAAGCTCAAGGCCGCCGGTATTCGCCTGGTCATGGAAATGATCAACACCCGCGACATCCCGGGCTTTTACCTGAACACCACCCAGCAGGCCCTGGAAATCCAGGCCGAAGTGGGCAGTGACAACCTGTTCCTGCAGTACGACATCTACCACATGCAGATCATGGAAGGTGACCTGGCTCGCACCATGGAAACCAACCTGCAGCTGATCAACCACATCCAGCTGGCCGACAACCCCGGCCGTCACGAGCCTGGTACTGGCGAGATCAACTACCGCTTCCTGTTCGAGCACCTGGACCGCATTGGCTACCAGGGCTGGGTGGGCGCGGAGTACAAGCCCAAGACCACTACCGAAGCGGGCCTGGGCTGGTTGAAAACCCACAACGCTATTTAA
- a CDS encoding urea transporter, translating to MYTKNFVNPCPDWATALLNGFSQVLLLRNPLCGLCCLLAILLTAPNLVGGALLGALAGLLTAQARGYDRADRQAGLYSYNGVLIGLLISAVLPWSAILPPLIIAAGGLSSIITHQWRKRGGKLLIAYTAPFVLLGWAVLLFASPSPSGFVEADPLYALARGVGQIFLLDQPLAGLLIIVGMFIANPYAAMWAVIGSAIGGGVALIADQAQAAWLGLYGFNAALAALAFSRQREKPWVTLLAIALALLLQPLFKLLPVPGLTAPFVAACWLMHLGGHLEQVGERSNTKGLRS from the coding sequence ATGTACACCAAAAATTTCGTCAACCCGTGCCCGGACTGGGCCACGGCGTTACTCAACGGTTTCAGCCAGGTGCTGCTGCTGCGCAACCCCCTGTGCGGCCTGTGCTGCCTGCTGGCCATTCTGCTGACCGCGCCCAACCTGGTCGGCGGCGCCCTGCTCGGCGCCTTGGCCGGCCTGCTCACCGCCCAGGCCCGCGGTTACGACCGCGCCGACCGTCAGGCCGGGCTTTACAGCTACAACGGCGTACTCATCGGCCTGCTGATCAGCGCCGTGCTACCGTGGTCGGCCATTCTGCCGCCACTGATCATCGCTGCCGGCGGGCTGTCCAGCATCATCACCCACCAGTGGCGCAAGCGCGGCGGCAAGCTGCTGATTGCCTACACCGCGCCGTTTGTGCTGCTGGGCTGGGCCGTGCTGCTATTCGCCAGCCCCTCGCCCAGCGGCTTCGTCGAAGCCGACCCGCTGTATGCCCTGGCGCGTGGCGTAGGCCAGATCTTCCTGCTCGACCAGCCCTTGGCCGGGTTGCTGATCATCGTCGGCATGTTCATCGCCAACCCCTACGCGGCAATGTGGGCGGTGATCGGCTCGGCCATCGGTGGGGGCGTGGCGTTGATTGCCGACCAAGCGCAGGCAGCATGGCTGGGCCTGTATGGCTTCAATGCCGCACTGGCTGCATTAGCCTTTAGCCGGCAACGTGAAAAACCCTGGGTGACGCTGCTCGCAATTGCCTTGGCCCTGTTGCTGCAACCGCTGTTCAAGCTGCTGCCCGTGCCTGGCCTGACCGCGCCCTTCGTCGCCGCCTGCTGGCTGATGCACTTGGGCGGCCACTTAGAGCAGGTTGGCGAACGCTCGAACACCAAAGGGCTGCGAAGTTAG
- a CDS encoding ion transporter: protein MPTPQSLRERLFVIVFQSDTVAGRRFDKILLLIILASLVTVILDSIDEVHQGYAGLLAGIEWGFTAIFLAEYITRLYCSPKPLRYAFSFYGLVDLLAIVPGIIALYYSDAQYLLIIRVIRMLRIFRVLKLSPYLKQANYLMEALRGSKQKIIVFLVSVSTLVTVFGTLMYVIEGPEHGFTSIPKGIYWAIVTLTTVGFGDIVPKTPLGQVLSSLVMITGYSIIAVPTGIFTAELANAMRGEQLQHDCPTCHKKTHEHGAAFCSRCGNGLFPKQ, encoded by the coding sequence ATGCCCACCCCGCAATCTTTACGCGAGCGTCTCTTCGTCATCGTCTTCCAGTCCGACACGGTGGCTGGAAGACGCTTCGACAAAATCCTCCTGCTGATCATCCTGGCCAGCCTGGTCACCGTCATCCTCGACAGCATCGACGAAGTGCACCAAGGCTACGCCGGCCTGCTGGCTGGCATAGAGTGGGGCTTTACCGCGATCTTCCTGGCCGAATACATCACCCGCCTGTACTGCTCGCCCAAGCCCTTGCGCTATGCCTTCAGCTTCTACGGCCTGGTCGACCTGCTGGCGATCGTGCCGGGGATCATCGCCCTCTATTACAGCGACGCCCAGTACCTGCTGATCATCCGCGTCATCCGCATGCTGCGGATCTTCCGCGTGCTCAAGCTCAGCCCGTACCTCAAGCAGGCCAACTATCTGATGGAGGCGCTGCGCGGTAGCAAGCAGAAGATCATCGTGTTCCTGGTCAGCGTATCGACCCTGGTAACGGTGTTCGGCACGCTGATGTATGTGATCGAAGGCCCGGAACATGGGTTTACCAGCATCCCCAAAGGCATCTACTGGGCCATCGTCACCCTCACCACCGTGGGCTTTGGTGACATCGTGCCAAAAACGCCGCTGGGCCAGGTGCTGTCATCGCTGGTGATGATTACCGGTTATTCGATCATTGCCGTGCCGACCGGCATCTTTACCGCCGAACTGGCCAATGCCATGCGCGGGGAGCAGTTGCAGCATGATTGCCCGACGTGTCACAAAAAGACGCATGAGCATGGGGCGGCGTTCTGTTCCCGCTGTGGAAATGGGTTGTTTCCCAAACAATGA
- a CDS encoding TetR/AcrR family transcriptional regulator: MSTIRERNKELILRAASEEFADKGFAATKTSDIAAKAGLPKPNVYYYFKSKDNLYREVLESIIAPIMQASTPFNADGDPKEVLSAYIRSKIRISRDLPHASKVFASEIMHGAPHLSPNQVEQLNEQARHNIECIQRWIDRGQIAHVDAHHLMFSIWAATQTYADFDWQISAVTGKAKLADSDYDAAAETIIRMVLKGCEPEAA; this comes from the coding sequence ATGAGCACCATTCGCGAGCGCAACAAGGAATTGATCCTGCGCGCGGCCAGCGAGGAATTCGCCGACAAGGGCTTCGCCGCCACCAAGACCAGCGATATCGCGGCCAAGGCCGGCCTGCCCAAGCCGAACGTGTATTACTACTTCAAGTCCAAGGACAACCTCTACCGCGAAGTCCTGGAAAGCATCATCGCGCCAATCATGCAGGCGTCGACGCCGTTCAACGCCGACGGCGACCCGAAGGAAGTGCTGAGTGCGTACATTCGTTCGAAGATCCGCATTTCGCGCGACCTGCCACATGCCTCCAAGGTGTTTGCCAGCGAGATCATGCACGGCGCCCCGCACCTGTCGCCCAACCAGGTGGAGCAGCTGAACGAGCAGGCCCGGCACAACATCGAGTGCATCCAGCGCTGGATCGACCGCGGGCAGATTGCCCATGTGGACGCGCATCACCTGATGTTCAGTATCTGGGCGGCGACCCAGACCTATGCCGACTTCGACTGGCAGATTTCTGCGGTGACCGGCAAGGCCAAGTTGGCCGACAGCGATTATGACGCGGCGGCCGAGACCATCATTCGCATGGTGTTGAAAGGCTGTGAGCCTGAAGCTGCCTGA
- the pyk gene encoding pyruvate kinase, which translates to MTPDKKVKILATLGPAINGIDDIRQLVEAGVNIFRLNFSHGEHADHALRYQWIREVEQQLNYPLGILMDLQGPKLRVGRFAEGKVQLQRGQALRLDLDKTPGDSRRVNLPHPEIIAALEPGMDLLLDDGKLRLRVTAKHNDAIDTEVLNGGELSDRKGVNVPQAVLDLSPLTEKDRRDLAFGLELGVDWVALSFVQRPEDIVEARQLIGDRAYLMAKIEKPSAVEQLQAIAELADAIMVARGDLGVEVPAESVPQIQKRIINTCRQLGKPVVVATQMLESMRFSPAPTRAEVTDVANAVAEGADAVMLSAETASGDYPLEAVQMMSKIIRQVENGPDYQAQLDVGRPKAEATVSDAISCAIRRISGILPVAVLVNYSESGASTLRAARERPRAPILNLTPNLNTARRLSVAWGVHSVVNDRLRQVDEVVSTALEIAQAQGMASRGDTLLITAGVPFGKPGSTNTLRIETLI; encoded by the coding sequence ATGACGCCTGATAAAAAAGTAAAGATCCTCGCCACCCTCGGCCCTGCGATCAACGGCATCGACGACATCCGCCAACTGGTCGAAGCCGGCGTGAACATCTTCCGCCTCAACTTCAGCCACGGCGAACACGCTGACCACGCCTTGCGCTACCAGTGGATCCGCGAAGTGGAGCAGCAACTGAACTACCCGCTGGGCATCCTCATGGACCTGCAAGGGCCAAAGCTGCGCGTGGGCCGCTTTGCCGAAGGCAAGGTGCAGCTGCAACGCGGCCAGGCGCTGCGCCTGGACCTGGACAAGACCCCGGGCGACAGCCGCCGGGTCAACCTGCCACACCCTGAAATCATCGCAGCCCTCGAGCCCGGCATGGACCTGCTGCTGGACGATGGCAAGCTGCGCCTGCGCGTCACCGCCAAGCACAACGACGCTATCGACACTGAAGTGCTGAACGGTGGCGAGCTGTCCGACCGCAAGGGTGTCAACGTACCGCAAGCAGTACTCGACCTCTCCCCGCTCACCGAAAAAGACCGCCGCGACCTGGCCTTTGGCCTGGAACTGGGCGTGGACTGGGTGGCCCTGTCGTTTGTACAGCGCCCTGAGGACATCGTCGAAGCGCGCCAGCTGATTGGCGACCGTGCCTACCTGATGGCCAAGATCGAGAAACCCTCGGCGGTCGAACAACTGCAAGCCATCGCCGAACTGGCAGACGCGATCATGGTTGCCCGCGGTGACCTGGGCGTGGAAGTGCCGGCCGAAAGCGTGCCGCAAATCCAGAAGCGCATCATCAACACCTGCCGCCAGCTGGGCAAACCGGTGGTGGTGGCCACGCAGATGCTCGAGTCCATGCGCTTCTCGCCGGCGCCGACCCGTGCCGAAGTCACTGACGTTGCCAACGCCGTGGCCGAAGGTGCCGATGCGGTCATGTTGTCGGCCGAGACTGCCTCGGGTGACTACCCGCTGGAAGCCGTGCAGATGATGAGCAAGATCATCCGCCAGGTGGAAAACGGCCCGGACTACCAGGCCCAGCTCGACGTTGGCCGGCCGAAGGCCGAGGCCACCGTGTCGGACGCCATCAGCTGCGCCATCCGCCGCATCAGCGGCATCCTGCCGGTGGCGGTGCTGGTCAACTACAGCGAGTCGGGCGCCTCGACGCTGCGCGCTGCACGCGAGCGGCCACGGGCACCGATCCTCAACCTGACACCGAACCTGAACACCGCGCGCCGCCTGAGCGTGGCCTGGGGCGTGCATTCGGTGGTCAACGACCGCCTGCGCCAGGTGGACGAGGTGGTTTCCACCGCCTTGGAGATTGCCCAGGCGCAAGGCATGGCCAGCCGTGGCGACACACTGCTGATCACCGCCGGTGTGCCTTTCGGCAAGCCAGGGTCGACTAACACGCTGCGGATCGAGACTTTGATCTGA
- a CDS encoding sulfate ABC transporter substrate-binding protein — MKKLFTASLLAAGLALGNLAQAAPTLLNVSYDVMRDFYKDYNPAFQKHWEAEHKEKVNVQMSFGGSSKQARAVIDGLPADVITMNMATDINALVDNGKLVPDNWVTRLPNNSAPFTSATVFIVRKGNPKALKDWPDLLKDGVQVIVPNPKTSGNGRYTYLSAWGYVLKQGGDETKARDFVGKLFKQAPVLDTGGRAATTTFMTNQIGDVLVTFENEAEMIAREFGRDQFEVVYPSVSAEAEPPVSVVDKVVAKKGTQAVAEEYLKYLWSPEAQEIAANNYLRPRDAAVLAKYTDRFPKVDFLSVEKTFGDWRTVQKTHFNDGGVFDQIYTGQ; from the coding sequence GTGAAAAAACTCTTCACCGCCTCGCTGCTCGCCGCAGGCCTGGCACTGGGCAACCTCGCCCAGGCCGCCCCCACCCTGCTGAACGTTTCCTACGACGTGATGCGCGACTTCTACAAGGACTACAACCCGGCCTTCCAGAAGCACTGGGAAGCCGAGCACAAAGAGAAGGTCAACGTGCAGATGTCCTTCGGCGGCTCGAGCAAGCAGGCGCGTGCGGTGATCGATGGCCTACCGGCCGATGTCATCACCATGAACATGGCCACCGACATCAACGCCCTGGTCGACAATGGCAAGCTGGTGCCGGACAACTGGGTGACCCGCCTGCCGAACAACAGCGCGCCGTTCACCTCGGCCACTGTGTTCATCGTGCGCAAGGGCAACCCGAAAGCCCTGAAAGACTGGCCCGACCTGCTCAAGGACGGCGTGCAGGTGATCGTGCCCAACCCGAAGACTTCGGGTAACGGCCGCTACACCTACCTGTCGGCCTGGGGCTATGTGCTCAAGCAAGGCGGTGATGAAACCAAGGCCCGTGACTTCGTCGGCAAGCTGTTCAAACAGGCGCCGGTGCTGGACACCGGTGGCCGTGCCGCCACCACCACCTTCATGACCAACCAGATTGGTGATGTGCTGGTTACCTTCGAGAACGAAGCCGAGATGATCGCCCGCGAGTTCGGCCGCGACCAGTTCGAAGTGGTCTACCCAAGCGTATCGGCCGAAGCCGAGCCACCTGTCAGCGTGGTCGACAAGGTCGTGGCGAAGAAAGGTACCCAGGCGGTGGCCGAGGAATACCTGAAGTACCTGTGGTCGCCTGAAGCCCAGGAGATCGCCGCCAACAACTACCTGCGCCCGCGTGATGCCGCAGTACTGGCCAAGTACACCGACCGCTTCCCGAAAGTGGACTTCCTGTCGGTGGAGAAAACCTTTGGTGACTGGCGCACCGTGCAGAAGACCCACTTCAACGATGGTGGGGTGTTTGACCAGATCTATACCGGTCAGTAA
- the gcl gene encoding glyoxylate carboligase: MSKMRAIDAAVLVMRREGVDTAFGIPGAAINPLYSALKKVGGIDHVLARHVEGASHMAEGYTRANPGNIGVCIGTSGPAGTDMVTGLYSASADSIPILCITGQAPRARLHKEDFQAVDITSIVKPVTKWATTVLEPGQVPYAFQKAFYEMRTGRPGPVLIDLPFDVQMAEIEFDIDAYEPLAVNKPSATRVQAEKALTLLNDAERPLLVAGGGIINADASDKLVEFAELTGVPVIPTLMGWGTIPDDHAQMVGMVGLQTSHRYGNATLLKSDLVFGIGNRWANRHTGSVDVYTEGRKFVHVDIEPTQIGRVFTPDLGIVSDAGKALDVFLEVAREWKAAGKLKDRAAWLQDCQERKATLQRKTHFDNVPVKPQRVYEEMNQVFGKDTTYVSTIGLSQIAGAQFLHVYKPRHWINCGQAGPLGWTIPAALGVVKADPKRKVVALSGDYDFQFMIEELAVGAQFNLPYVHVLVNNAYLGLIRQAQRGFDMDYCVQLAFENINSTDAATYGVDHVAVVEGLGCKAIRVFEPAEIAPALLKAQKMAEEFRVPVVVEVILERVTNISMGTEINAVNEFEDLALVGNDAPTAISMLD, encoded by the coding sequence ATGAGCAAAATGAGAGCAATCGATGCGGCCGTTCTGGTCATGCGCCGTGAAGGTGTAGATACCGCGTTCGGCATCCCAGGGGCTGCCATCAACCCGTTGTACTCGGCCCTGAAGAAAGTCGGTGGCATCGATCACGTCCTCGCTCGCCACGTCGAAGGTGCCTCGCACATGGCCGAGGGCTACACCCGTGCCAACCCGGGTAACATCGGCGTGTGCATCGGTACTTCCGGCCCAGCCGGCACCGACATGGTCACCGGCCTGTACAGCGCCTCGGCCGACTCCATCCCGATCCTCTGCATCACCGGCCAGGCCCCGCGTGCACGCCTGCACAAAGAAGACTTCCAGGCCGTCGACATCACCAGCATCGTCAAGCCGGTGACCAAGTGGGCAACCACCGTTCTGGAGCCAGGCCAGGTGCCTTATGCCTTCCAGAAGGCCTTCTATGAAATGCGCACCGGCCGCCCAGGCCCGGTACTGATCGACCTGCCGTTCGACGTGCAGATGGCCGAAATCGAATTCGACATCGACGCCTACGAACCGCTGGCCGTCAACAAGCCGTCCGCCACTCGCGTACAGGCTGAAAAAGCCCTGACCTTGCTCAACGACGCCGAGCGCCCGCTGCTGGTAGCCGGTGGCGGCATCATCAACGCCGATGCCAGCGACAAGCTGGTCGAGTTCGCCGAACTGACCGGCGTACCGGTAATCCCGACCCTGATGGGCTGGGGCACTATCCCGGACGATCACGCCCAAATGGTCGGCATGGTCGGCCTGCAGACCTCGCACCGCTACGGCAACGCCACCCTGCTGAAATCCGACCTGGTGTTCGGTATCGGTAACCGCTGGGCCAACCGCCACACCGGCTCTGTCGACGTCTACACCGAAGGCCGCAAGTTCGTGCACGTCGACATCGAACCGACCCAGATCGGCCGCGTATTCACCCCGGACCTGGGTATCGTGTCCGACGCAGGCAAGGCGCTGGACGTGTTCCTGGAAGTGGCCCGCGAGTGGAAAGCCGCTGGCAAGCTGAAAGACCGTGCCGCCTGGCTGCAAGACTGCCAGGAGCGCAAGGCCACCCTGCAGCGCAAGACCCACTTCGACAACGTGCCGGTCAAGCCGCAGCGCGTGTACGAAGAGATGAACCAGGTATTCGGCAAGGACACCACCTACGTCAGCACCATCGGCCTGTCGCAGATTGCCGGCGCGCAGTTCCTGCACGTGTACAAGCCACGCCACTGGATCAACTGTGGCCAGGCCGGCCCGCTGGGCTGGACCATCCCTGCCGCACTGGGTGTTGTCAAAGCAGACCCGAAACGCAAGGTTGTCGCGCTGTCGGGTGACTACGACTTCCAGTTCATGATCGAAGAACTGGCAGTAGGCGCACAGTTCAACCTGCCGTACGTGCACGTGCTGGTGAACAACGCCTACCTGGGCCTGATCCGTCAGGCGCAGCGTGGCTTCGACATGGATTACTGTGTACAACTGGCGTTCGAGAACATCAACTCGACCGACGCCGCCACCTACGGTGTCGACCACGTTGCAGTGGTCGAAGGCCTGGGCTGCAAAGCCATTCGCGTGTTCGAACCGGCCGAGATCGCCCCTGCCCTGCTCAAGGCACAGAAGATGGCCGAAGAGTTCCGCGTGCCGGTCGTGGTCGAAGTGATTCTCGAGCGTGTGACCAACATTTCCATGGGCACCGAGATCAACGCGGTCAACGAGTTCGAAGACCTGGCGCTGGTCGGCAACGACGCGCCAACCGCCATCTCGATGCTGGACTGA